Proteins encoded together in one Panthera uncia isolate 11264 chromosome A2, Puncia_PCG_1.0, whole genome shotgun sequence window:
- the ZNF775 gene encoding zinc finger protein 775, producing the protein MEGGLAGASTGDGPVMKIKQEKPEWLLQTLMPQAVLSEKDKENIFQQHRGLPPCQTVGKPRALGGQEEPGGPRWAPPPEQAGGLAGRALSAGEGHFVCLDCGKRFSWWSSLKIHQRTHTGEKPYLCGKCGKSFSQKPNLARHQRHHTGERPFCCPECARRFSQKQHLLKHQKTHARPATHSCPECARCFRHQVGLRIHQRAHARDRLGARAGLQELLRDAAAARRGCRLRPGPPRGRPEWAWLGLCQGWWRQAGARAAVAAAGPGEQRQFICNECGKSFTWWSSLNIHQRIHTGERPYPCPECGRRFSQKPNLTRHLRNHTGERPHPCLHCGRSFRQKQHLLKHQRTHLPGAQAARCPSCGQSCPSRAALRRAGLAGPGEPRQFICNECGKSFSWWSALTIHQRIHTGERPYPCPECGRRFSQKPNLTRHRRNHTGERPYLCAACGRGFSQKQHLLKHQRVHRGALAPTPSAKDQAL; encoded by the exons GAGATGGGCCGGTGATGAAGATCAAGCAAGAGAAGCCCGAGTGGCTGCTGCAGACGCTGATGCCGCAGGCCGTGCTCTCCGAGAAggataaggaaaacattttccagCAGCATCGGGGCCTCCCGCCATGCCAGACCGTGGGGAAGCCTCGGGCCCTGGGGGGACAGGAGGAGCCTGGGGGTCCAAGATGGGCCCCTCCCCCTGAGCAGGCCGGGGGGCTGGCGGGCCGGGCTCTCTCTGCCGGCGAGGGTCACTTCGTGTGCCTGGACTGCGGGAAGAGGTTCAGCTGGTGGTCGTCCCTGAAGATCCACCAGCGCACCCACACCGGGGAGAAGCCGTACCTGTGCGGCAAGTGCGGCAAGAGCTTCAGCCAGAAGCCCAACCTGGCGCGCCACCAGCGCCACCACACGGGCGAGCGGCCCTTCTGCTGCCCCGAGTGCGCGAGGCGCTTTAGCCAGAAGCAGCACCTGCTCAAGCACCAGAAGACCCACGCGCGGCCCGCCACCCACTCGTGCCCCGAGTGCGCGCGCTGCTTCCGCCACCAGGTGGGCCTCCGCATCCACCAGCGCGCGCACGCCCGGGACCGCCTGGGCGCCCGCGCGGGGCTGCAGGAGTTGCTGCGggacgccgccgccgcccgcaGGGGCTGTCGCCTGCGGCCCGGGCCGCCGCGGGGCCGCCCCGAGTGGGCCTGGCTGGGGCTCTGCCAGGGCTGGTGGCGCCAGGCGGGGGCCCGGGCCGCAGTCGCCGCCGCGGGGCCGGGCGAGCAGCGCCAGTTCATCTGCAACGAGTGCGGCAAGAGCTTCACGTGGTGGTCGTCCCTGAACATCCACCAGCGCATCCACACGGGCGAGCGGCCCTACCCGTGCCCCGAGTGCGGCCGCCGCTTCAGCCAGAAGCCCAACCTGACGCGGCACCTGCGCAACCACACCGGCGAGCGGCCGCACCCCTGCCTGCACTGCGGCCGCAGCTTCCGCCAGAAGCAGCACCTGCTCAAGCACCAGCGCACGCACCTGCCCGGCGCCCAGGCGGCGCGCTGCCCCAGCTGCGGCCAGAGCTGCCCCAGCCGCGCGGCCCTGCGC CGGGCGGGCCTGGCCGGGCCGGGCGAGCCCCGCCAGTTCATCTGCAACGAGTGCGGCAAGAGCTTCTCGTGGTGGTCGGCGCTCACCATCCACCAGCGCATCCACACGGGCGAGCGGCCCTACCCGTGCCCGGAGTGCGGCCGCCGCTTCAGCCAGAAGCCCAACCTGACGCGGCACCGGCGCAACCACACGGGCGAGCGGCCCTACCTGTGCGCCGCGTGCGGCCGCGGCTTCAGCCAGAAGCAGCACCTGCTCAAGCACCAGCGCGTGCACCGGGGGGCCCTGGCGCCCACCCCCAGCGCCAAGGACCAGGCGCTTTAG
- the LOC125930294 gene encoding zinc finger protein LOC728743 homolog yields the protein MTELASSGGGSPAGDGEEGLGDERGLVIHHPAEEQPHRCPLCGQTFSQQPSLVRHQKAHAGVGRAAAFVCPECGKAFSVKHNLEVHQRTHTGERPFPCPECGRCFSLKQNLLTHQRIHSGEKPHQCAQCGRCFREPRFLLNHQRTHARMPAPHPRRPGVFGERRPYFCARCGKSFAREGSLKTHQRSHGHGPEGQAAHLGRVL from the coding sequence ATGACAGAGCTGGCGTCCTCGGGGGGCGGGTCCCCTGCGGGGGACGGGGAGGAGGGTCTGGGGGACGAGCGAGGCCTGGTCATCCACCACCCCGCGGAGGAGCAGCCTCACCGCTGCCCCCTGTGCGGCCAGACCTTCTCGCAGCAGCCCAGCCTGGTGCGCCACCAGAAGGCACACGCTGGGGTGGGCCGCGCGGCCGCCTTCGTGTGCCCCGAGTGCGGCAAGGCCTTCAGCGTCAAGCACAACTTGGAGGTGCACCAGCGCACGCACACCGGCGAGCGGCCCTTCCCCTGCCCGGAGTGTGGCCGCTGCTTCAGCCTCAAGCAGAACCTGCTCACGCACCAGCGCATCCACAGCGGCGAGAAGCCGCACCAGTGCGCGCAGTGCGGCCGCTGCTTCCGCGAGCCGCGCTTCCTGCTCAACCACCAGCGCACCCACGCGCGCATGCCCGCACCGCACCCACGCCGCCCCGGCGTGTTCGGGGAGCGGCGGCCCTACTTCTGTGCCCGCTGCGGCAAGAGCTTCGCGCGCGAGGGCTCGCTCAAGACCCACCAGCGCAGCCACGGCCACGGGCCCGAGGGCCAGGCGGCCCATTTAGGCCGCGTGCTATGA